TAGACCACATGCTGGGGAGGCTGAGGGACTTCCAGGAGGAGACCGGAAACCTCTATAACCTCGAGGCGACCCCTGCGGAGGGCGCGAGCTACAGGCTGGCCCTCCTGGATAAGACTAGGCATCCGGATATAATAACCGCGGGGGTTGAAGAACCATACTACACGAACTCGACCCAGCTCCCGGTCGAGTACACCGACGACCTATACGCGGCCTTGAAGCACCAGGAGGAACTCCAATCAAGGTACACCGGGGGGACGGTCTTCCACATCTTCGTTGGAGAGAGGATCCCAGACCCCGAGGCCTGCAAGCTCCTGGTCAGGAGGGTGGCTGAGCGCTTCCGCATCCCATACTATACCATAACCCCAACCTTCAGCATATGCAGGAACCACGGATATCTACCAGGAGAGCACTTCAGGTGTCCAAAATGCGGGGAGGCGGCGGAGGTTTACAGCAGGGTGGTGGGATACTACCGCCCGGTCCAGAACTGGCATAGGGGGAAGCAGGAGGAGTATAGGAGGAGGAGAACATACGCATTGATAGGGGGAGGATGAAGAGAAGGCTTCCAATAGTAGGCCTCCAAAGGCTCTCCCTCGTGGACTACCCAGGGAGGCTCTGCACCACGATATTTACGGCCGGTTGCAACTTCAGATGCCCATACTGCTTCAACGTCGAGATAGTCCTGGAGCCAAACAAGCTGGAGAACATACCCGAGGAAGAGGTCCTCAACCTCCTGAAGGAGAGGAGAGGATTCATAGACGGGGTGTGCATAGGGGGAGGGGAGCCAACAATCCACGGGGCCCTCCCCACCTTCATCAGGAGAGTCAAGCTCCTGGGACTCGAGGTCAAGCTAGACACAAACGGATCAAGGCCGAGGATGCTCAGAAGGCTTATGGAAGACGAGCTCCTCGACTATGTGGCAATGGATGTGAAGGCGCCACTCAACCGATACCAGGAGGTCGTTGGGGCGAAGCTTGATGCCGAGGCCGTAAAGGAGAGCATAAGGATCCTCAGAAGGGG
This genomic interval from Candidatus Bathyarchaeota archaeon contains the following:
- a CDS encoding anaerobic ribonucleoside-triphosphate reductase activating protein is translated as MKRRLPIVGLQRLSLVDYPGRLCTTIFTAGCNFRCPYCFNVEIVLEPNKLENIPEEEVLNLLKERRGFIDGVCIGGGEPTIHGALPTFIRRVKLLGLEVKLDTNGSRPRMLRRLMEDELLDYVAMDVKAPLNRYQEVVGAKLDAEAVKESIRILRRGRVDHEFRTTVVPGILAEEDILEIARTLAGSKRYVIQQFRPGKTLSPKLRGVEPYPEDLLMELRDKVAPYFSECKLRL